The Symphalangus syndactylus isolate Jambi chromosome 8, NHGRI_mSymSyn1-v2.1_pri, whole genome shotgun sequence genome includes a window with the following:
- the TIMM9 gene encoding mitochondrial import inner membrane translocase subunit Tim9 isoform X4 — MAAQIPESDQIKQFKEFLGTYNKLTETCFLDCVKDFTTREVKPEENEALAAKAGLLGQPR; from the exons ATGGCTGCACAAATACCAGAATCTGATCAGATAAAACAG TTTAAGGAATTTCTGGGGACCTACAATAAACTTACAGAGACCTGCTTTTTGGACTGTGTTAAAGACTTCACAACAAGAGAAGTAAAACCTGAAGAG AATGAAGCCCTGGCAGCCAAAGCAGGACTCCTTGGCCAACCACGATAG
- the TIMM9 gene encoding mitochondrial import inner membrane translocase subunit Tim9 isoform X1: MAAQIPESDQIKQFKEFLGTYNKLTETCFLDCVKDFTTREVKPEETTCSEHCLQKYLKMTQRISMRFQEYHIQQNEALAAKAGLLGQPR, from the exons ATGGCTGCACAAATACCAGAATCTGATCAGATAAAACAG TTTAAGGAATTTCTGGGGACCTACAATAAACTTACAGAGACCTGCTTTTTGGACTGTGTTAAAGACTTCACAACAAGAGAAGTAAAACCTGAAGAG ACCACCTGTTCAGAACATTGcttacagaaatatttaaaaatgacacaAAGAATATCCATGAGATTTCAGGAATATCACATTCAGCAGAATGAAGCCCTGGCAGCCAAAGCAGGACTCCTTGGCCAACCACGATAG
- the TOMM20L gene encoding LOW QUALITY PROTEIN: TOMM20-like protein 1 (The sequence of the model RefSeq protein was modified relative to this genomic sequence to represent the inferred CDS: inserted 1 base in 1 codon), giving the protein MPSVRSLLGLLAAAAACGAFAFLGYCIYLDRKRRGDPAFKRRLRDKRRAEPQKAEERGTQLWDPAKNKKLQELFLQEXRMGELWLSRGEHRMGVQHLGNALLVCEQPRELLKVFKHTLPPKVSEMLLHKIPLICQQFEADMNEQECLEDDPD; this is encoded by the exons ATGCCCTCCGTTcgctccctcctcggcctcttgGCCGCCGCGGCGGCCTGTGGCGCCTTCGCCTTCCTGGGCTATTGTATTTACCTCGACCGGAAGCGGCGCGGGGACCCCGCGTTCAAGCGCCGCCTGCGGGACA AAAGAAGAGCCGAGCCTCAAAAGGCTGAGGAGCGGGGCACGCAG ttGTGGGATCCAGCGAAGAATAAAAAATTGCAAGAACTTTTCTTGCAAG GACGGATGGGAGAACTTTGGTTATCTAGAG GAGAGCACAGAATGGGGGTTCAACACCTCGGCAATGCCCTTTTAGTGTGCGAGCAACCACGGGAACTTCTGAAAGTTTTCAAACACACACTCCCTCCCAAGGTATCTGAGATGCTGTTGCACAAAATTCCCCTTATTTGCCAG CAATTTGAGGCAGACATGAATGAACAGGAATGCTTGGAGGATGATCCTGATTGA
- the TIMM9 gene encoding mitochondrial import inner membrane translocase subunit Tim9 isoform X3 has protein sequence MAAQIPESDQIKQFKEFLGTYNKLTETCFLDCVKDFTTREVKPEEQNEALAAKAGLLGQPR, from the exons ATGGCTGCACAAATACCAGAATCTGATCAGATAAAACAG TTTAAGGAATTTCTGGGGACCTACAATAAACTTACAGAGACCTGCTTTTTGGACTGTGTTAAAGACTTCACAACAAGAGAAGTAAAACCTGAAGAG CAGAATGAAGCCCTGGCAGCCAAAGCAGGACTCCTTGGCCAACCACGATAG
- the TIMM9 gene encoding mitochondrial import inner membrane translocase subunit Tim9 isoform X2 codes for MAAQIPESDQIKQFKEFLGTYNKLTETCFLDCVKDFTTREVKPEEEYHIQQNEALAAKAGLLGQPR; via the exons ATGGCTGCACAAATACCAGAATCTGATCAGATAAAACAG TTTAAGGAATTTCTGGGGACCTACAATAAACTTACAGAGACCTGCTTTTTGGACTGTGTTAAAGACTTCACAACAAGAGAAGTAAAACCTGAAGAG GAATATCACATTCAGCAGAATGAAGCCCTGGCAGCCAAAGCAGGACTCCTTGGCCAACCACGATAG